A stretch of Mya arenaria isolate MELC-2E11 chromosome 14, ASM2691426v1 DNA encodes these proteins:
- the LOC128217473 gene encoding submandibular gland secretory Glx-rich protein CB-like, translating into MLRESTTFRRQQQHPSEDNSNDLTKTTAATIRRQQQQPSEDNSNDLTKTTATTFRRQQQQPSEDNSNILPKTTAMTLRRQQQQPSEDNSNILPKTTAMTLRRQQQQPSEDNSNNLPKTTATSFRRQQQ; encoded by the exons ATGTTAAGAGAAT caacaacattcCGAAGACAACAGCAACATCCTTCCGAAGACAACAGCAATGACCTTACGAAGACAACAGCAGCAACCATCCGAAGACAACAGCAACAACCTTCCGAAGACAACAGCAATGACCTTACGAAGACAACAGCAACAACCTTCCGAAGACAACAGCAACAACCTTCCGAAGACAACAGCAACATCCTTCCGAAGACAACAGCAATGACCTTACGAAGACAACAGCAACAACCTTCCGAAGACAACAGCAACATCCTTCCGAAGACAACAGCAATGACCTTACGAAGACAACAGCAACAACCTTCCGAAGACAACAGCAACAACCTTCCGAAGACAACAGCAACATCCTTCCGAAGACAACAGCAATGA